The following proteins are co-located in the Phragmites australis chromosome 10, lpPhrAust1.1, whole genome shotgun sequence genome:
- the LOC133931333 gene encoding leucine-rich repeat extensin-like protein 5, producing MTPPLASRGSGGTRRLQCLALLVVALASLAVSQPINPRLSAAYVALQTWKRTAIFSDPANFTANWIGPNVCGYNGVYCAPHPADGALAVAGIDLNHADIAGYLPADLPRGLPDLALLHLNSNRFCGVLPDTFLHLRLLHELDLSNNRFVGPFPAVVLTLPSLRYLDLRFNDFEGSIPPALFDRPLDAIILNNNRLTRPIPANLGNSPASVVVLAHNRLGGCIPPSIGRMANTLNEIVLIDDELTGCIPPQVGLLSQVTVFDVSGNHLQGQLPGSVAGMAAVEQLNVAGNLLKGPVPAAVCGLQRSLRNFTYEDNFFTSRPGCAVATADGRWNCIPGAPAQRPPAQCAAAGAPFDCSKAQCQAAPTSRPTGRGGHGGGTGLPSPSGSPPRRPPPPGSGSGSPSQPLPPPGSTTPSYPSPPGSSTTPPYPSPPGSSSTPSMPPSSGPSHGSPPSSGYRPPSSGWAPSGQPVGAPPTEHPGGVWPPPTPTTPGTPGSPYPPTTPGTPGSPSTPGYHPPAPGTPSSPGSRSPPPQGGDGDHGGHGNQHSPPSSPGGGLPFPPVHGVAYSSPPPPSDPAGKLPFPPVHGVSYSSPPPPLPPVYGVSYASPPPPTTPYN from the coding sequence ATGACCCCTCCTCTCGCCTCCCGGGGATCCGGGGGGACGCGGCGCCTCCAATGCCTGGCGCTCCTCGTGGTGGCGCTCGCGTCCCTGGCGGTGTCACAGCCGATTAACCCGCGGCTGAGCGCGGCGTACGTCGCGCTGCAGACGTGGAAGCGCACCGCCATCTTCTCCGACCCGGCCAACTTCACCGCCAACTGGATCGGCCCCAACGTCTGCGGATACAACGGCGTCTACTGTGCGCCGCACCCCGCCGACGGCGCGCTCGCCGTGGCCGGTATTGACCTCAACCACGCCGACATCGCCGGGTACCTCCCCGCCGACCTGCCGCGGGGGCTGCCCGACCTCGCGCTGCTCCACCTCAACTCCAACCGTTTCTGCGGTGTGCTCCCGGATACCTTCCTCCACCTGCGCCTCCTCCACGAGCTCGACCTCAGCAACAACCGCTTCGTCGGCCCGTTCCCCGCGGTGGTGCTCACGCTGCCGTCGCTCAGGTACCTCGACCTCAGGTTCAACGATTTCGAGGGATCCATACCGCCAGCGCTCTTCGACCGCCCGCTCGACGCCATCATCCTCAACAACAACCGGCTCACGCGCCCCATCCCGGCGAATCTTGGCAACTCGCCGGCATCGGTGGTCGTGCTCGCGCACAACAGGCTCGGCGGCTGCATCCCGCCGTCCATTGGGAGGATGGCCAACACGCTCAACGAGATCGTGCTCATCGACGACGAGCTCACGGGCTGCATCCCGCCGCAGGTGGGGCTGCTCAGTCAGGTTACGGTGTTCGACGTCAGCGGCAACCACCTACAGGGCCAGCTCCCGGGGAGCGTCGCCGGGATGGCGGCCGTCGAGCAGCTCAACGTGGCGGGCAACCTCCTCAAGGGCCCGGTGCCGGCGGCCGTGTGCGGGCTGCAAAGAAGCCTCAGGAACTTCACCTACGAGGACAACTTCTTCACCTCGCGGCCTGGCTGCGCGGTGGCGACGGCGGATGGGAGGTGGAACTGCATCCCGGGTGCTCCCGCGCAGCGCCCGCCGGCACAGTGCGCCGCCGCGGGCGCCCCGTTCGATTGCAGCAAGGCGCAATGCCAGGCTGCGCCGACGTCCAGACCCACTGGCAGGGGCGGGCACGGAGGTGGCACCGGGCTGCCGTCTCCGAGTGGTTCCCCTCCGAGGCGCCCTCCGCCGCCTGGGTCCGGCTCCGGCTCTCCTTCACAACCATTGCCGCCGCCGGGCTCCACGACTCCGTCGTATCCGTCTCCACCAGGGAGCTCCACTACTCCGCCATACCCGTCCCCACCAGggagctcctcgacgccgtcaATGCCGCCTTCATCTGGGCCATCTCACGGCTCGCCTCCGTCCTCCGGCTACCGGCCGCCATCGTCCGGGTGGGCACCTTCCGGTCAACCCGTGGGAGCACCACCCACAGAGCACCCCGGCGGCGTCTGGCCGCCGCCCACGCCGACGACTCCCGGCACACCAGGATCGCCATACCCGCCGACGACGCCAGGCACACCGGGATCGCCATCGACACCAGGCTACCACCCTCCCGCCCCGGGAACACCGTCTTCTCCAGGTTCTCGTTCACCGCCACCTcagggcggcgacggcgaccacGGTGGTCACGGCAACCAGCACTCACCGCCATCTTCACCCGGCGGTGGTCTCCCATTCCCGCCTGTCCACGGCGTGGCAtactcctcgccgccgccaccgtccgACCCAGCTGGGAAGCTGCCGTTCCCGCCGGTGCACGGCGT
- the LOC133931335 gene encoding zinc finger CCCH domain-containing protein 46 has product MNRRQELCRNFQRGSCKYGAQCRFVHASSQQQQAKPNPFGFGTASRQQQQQPSLGAPFQQQQQQQQKPNPFGFGVQGAAAQSRHAPGPAKPFQNKWVRDPSAPTKQSEAAQPPPAAHTSCTDPESCRQQIADDFKNETPLWKLTCYAHLRSGPCDIKGDISFEELRAKAYEEGRQGHPLQSIVEGERNLQNAKLMEFTNFLNNPHISQTPSFSTMPTMPSVPEVKNNSSFGVSQTNGPPVFSSFSQIGAATNFGPVSRTTASGVPTNSLFGQPTQPNRPTFGAPTFGGSEMKFGVSGPFGSQTSKQPSGSLQGSSMSSVGNFPKSPAGYQQSPASSIQHKNIDRQSQDLLNGMMAPTSAINQAPVEDNKNENQDDSIWLKEKWSIGEIPLSEPPQRHISHVF; this is encoded by the exons ATGAACCGGCGGCAGGAGCTCTGCAGGAACTTCCAGCGCGGCAG CTGCAAGTACGGAGCGCAGTGCAGGTTCGTGCACGCATCctctcagcagcagcaggcgaAGCCCAACCCGTTTGGGTTCGGCACCGCGAGCaggcagcagcaacagcagccgTCGCTCGGTGCgccgttccagcagcagcagcagcagcagcagaaaccCAATCCTTTCGGGTTCGGGGTGCAAGGTGCAGCCGCGCAGTCGAGACATGCTCCTGGCCCGGCAAAG CCTTTTCAAAATAAGTGGGTGAGGGACCCCTCAGCTCCGACGAAGCAATCGGAAGCGGCGCAGCCACCACCAGCAGCCCACAC CTCTTGTACAGATCCGGAGTCCTGCAGACAACAGATTGCTGATGATTTTAAGAATGAGACTCCGCTCTGGAAGCTTACTTGTTATGCTCACCTCAGAAG TGGTCCTTGTGACATCAAGGGGGATATTAGTTTTGAGGAGCTGAGAGCTAAAGCATATGAGGAAGGCAGGCAAGGGCATCCTCTGCAGTCAATA GTTGAGGGAGAAAGAAATCTACAAAACGCAAAGCTGATGGAGTTTACTAATTTTCTGAATAACCCACACATATCACAAACTCCAAGCTTTTCAACTATGCCAACTATGCCTTCTGTTCCTGAAGTGAAAAATAACTCATCATTTGGGGTTTCTCAAACTAATGGACCACCAGTGTTTAGTAGTTTCAGTCAAATTGGAGCAGCAACTAATTTTGGACCTGTTTCCAG AACTACAGCATCAGGAGTCCCAACCAATAGTCTTTTTGGTCAGCCTACGCAGCCAAACCGTCCAACATTTGGTGCCCCTACTTTTGGCGGTTCTGAAATGAAATTTGGAGTTTCAG GTCCATTTGGAAGCCAAACATCAAAACAGCCATCTGGGAGTTTGCAGGGCTCAAGCATGTCCAGCGTTGGCAATTTCCCAAAGTCTCCTGCAGGCTATCAGCAGTCCCCTGCCTCCTCTATCCAGCACAAAAACATTGATAGGCAGTCACAAGATTTACTTAATGGGATGATGGCTCCTACAAGTGCCATAAACCAAGCTCCTGTTGA GGAcaataaaaatgaaaatcagGATGATAGTATCTGGTTGAAGGAAAAATGGTCAATTGGAGAG ATTCCACTGAGTGAACCACCACAGAGGCACATCAGTCATGTGTTTTAA
- the LOC133931095 gene encoding uncharacterized protein LOC133931095, which produces MGIDPGAARRWSSALASRKIRVLVESAQEGPVQRRNEWTRRICLAVAASGRAHRGIYNGSEAEWLAGGHSSAWIPEGRKGVLASRERRGPEAAGGMSAPAQAMLALALAAILSTPPPQPETFSNIPPTLSGGDRKQERIKHPRSAKALQCTTKCVGTCIRGGAGEGPLNMRRPLVVFKDGFRSRQYCLTECSDICNRIKDGQDGP; this is translated from the exons ATGGGGATCGATccgggcgcggcgcggcggtggagcTCGGCTCTCGCCTCTAGG aaaattcgCGTGTTGGTGGAGTCGGCCCAAGAAGGCCCGGTCCAACGCAGGAACGAGTGGACCCGGCGTATCTGCCTCGCCGTCGCAGCTAGTGGTCGCGCGCATCGCGGTATCTACAACGGCAGCGAGGCCGAGTGGCTGGCCGGTGGCCACAGCTCTGCTTGGATTCCGGAAGGTCGCAAGGGTGTCTTGGCGTCGCGCGAGAGGCGAGGTCCCGAAGCTGCCGGGGGGATgtcggcgccggcgcaggccatGCTGGCTCTGGCGCTCGCGGCCATCCTCTCCACGCCTCCGCCGCAGCCGGAGACCTTCTCCAACATCCCGCCCACGCTCTCAG GGGGCGACAGGAAGCAGGAGCGGATCAAGCACCCCAGGTCGGCCAAGGCGCTGCAGTGCACGACCAAGTGCGTCGGCACCTGCatccgcggcggcgccggcgagggcCCCCTCAACATGCGCAGACCCCTCGTGGTGTTCAAAGATGGATTCCGCAGCCGGCAATACTG CCTGACAGAGTGCTCGGATATTTGCAATCGCATCAAGGATGGACAAGATGGGCCCTGA
- the LOC133883560 gene encoding uncharacterized protein LOC133883560, whose product MPLPLVKARKGLSPQPQPARTSSSSSCRSQLEQDVKVLQKVLQEETALHSVLEGALERAAVTLADMAYLPSNAQELVSNICILETAISKLEEEMVSLHFQLIQERNERRLVEYRLKQLPPSACSCHSGTSETDDTTSKKCSRGDKVYPHAALHEQAMKLQRQISVKSLANPNQLSEDIVRCMRNIFISLSDSCREASRNSSMENQQSIPSPSGNYSISAFWSLSEPSSISSWVQSPQVDLNCNNNLLASETVFDPYKAREKLSWADIGSYSAAVEISWMSVGKKQLEYAAESLRKFRLFIEQLAEINPIHLDDDARLAFWINLYNALMMHAYLAYGVPRSDMKLFSLMQKAAYTIGGHSFSAAFIEYAILKMKPPSHRPQMALLLALQKMKVPEEQKKFCIGAHEPLLTFALSCGMYSSPAVKIYTANNVREELQDAQRDFIRASVGVSRKGKLLVPKMLHCFARGFVDDNSFPIWISHFLPQQQATFVDHCVSQRRQSLLGTRTFGIIPFDSRFRYLFLPDMGSLN is encoded by the exons ATGCCGCTACCGCTGGTCAAGGCCAGGAAGGGGCTCTCCCCGCAGCCGCAGCCGGCccgcacctcctcctcctcctcctgcaggTCGCAGCTCGAGCAGGAC GTGAAGGTGCTGCAGAAGGTGCTGCAGGAGGAGACAGCGCTGCACTCCGTCCTCGAGGGCGCCCTCGAGCGCGCCGCCGTCACCCTCGCCGACATGGCCTACCTTCCCTCCAAT GCTCAGGAGCTTGTCTCTAACATCTGCATACTGGAGACCGCCATCTCGAAgctggaggaggagatggtCTCCCTGCATTTCCAGCTTATTCAGGAGAGGAACGAGAGGAGGCTCGTGGAGTACAGGCTCAAGCAGTTGCCGCCGTCTGCTTGCTCCTGCCACTCTGGGACATCCGAAACAGAT GACACCACAAGCAAAAAGTGCAGTCGAGGGGACAAGGTTTATCCCCATGCTGCCCTGCATGAACAAGCAATGAAATTACAAAGACAGATTTCTGTTAAAAGCCTTGCCAATCCTAATCAGCTTTCAGAGGACATAGTCCGCTGCATGAGGAACATTTTCATTTCCTTATCAGATTCCTGCCGGGAGGCCTCGAGGAATTCCTCCATGGAGAATCAACAATCTATTCCATCTCCTAGCGGAAATTATTCAATTTCTGCATTCTGGTCTCTATCCGAACCGTCTTCCATATCTTCTTGGGTACAGAGCCCTCAAGTTGATTTGAATTGCAACAACAATTTATTAGCTTCAGAGACTGTGTTTGATCCTTACAAAGCTCGTGAGAAACTTAGCTGGGCTGACATTGGAAGCTACAGTGCAGCGGTTGAAATTTCATGGATGTCAGTTGGGAAAAAACAACTTGAATATGCTGCGGAGTCACTTCGCAAATTCAG GTTGTTCATTGAGCAGTTGGCAGAAATAAACCCTATTCACCTCGATGATGATGCAAGATTGGCATTTTGGATCAATCTATACAATGCGTTGATGATGCAT GCTTATCTTGCTTATGGTGTTCCACGAAGTGACATGAAATTGTTTTCACTGATGCAAAAG GCTGCATATACAATTGGGGGGCACTCGTTCAGTGCTGCATTTATTGAATATGCTATTTTGAAGATGAAACCACCAAGTCATAGGCCACAGATG GCTCTGCTTCTTGCCCTTCAGAAGATGAAGGTACCTGAGGAGCAGAAAAAGTTCTGCATTGGGGCCCATGAACCACTTTTGACGTTTGCTCTCAGCTGTGGAATGTATTCTTCTCCTGCG GTGAAGATATACACAGCAAACAATGTGAGGGAAGAACTTCAAGATGCACAGCGTGATTTCATTAGAGCATCAGTAGGAGTGAGTCGAAAAGGGAAGCTTCTGGTTCCTAAAATGTTGCACTGTTTTGCCCGTGGTTTTGTTGATGACAACAGCTTTCCTATTTGGATATCGCATTTTCTACCTCAGCAGCAAGCTACTTTTGTTGATCACTGTGTGTCTCAAAGGCGGCAAAGTCTCCTGGGCACCCGTACTTTTGGCATCATTCCATTTGATTCTCGGTTTCGCTACCTCTTCCTGCCAGATATGGGATCATTAAATTAA
- the LOC133883633 gene encoding uncharacterized protein LOC133883633, with amino-acid sequence MQPMASTKTNANGVYWSESSSKQGGQTSKASSPQYRTPCTTYRQLKLSSCQEINSCSHAGDIASSSQMHESKPLMGAKDNLDARVANSIGRLIFEAGLEPDFVHLPSFKGVINLLTCGDRIPMPTYEYILQVQLREVQLRERSLKQHWERNGCSVILDSWKSRCGKSFVSVLVHCSEGILFLRSMDTSTIIDDVDELASMLCHVVDDIGVHNIVQVITNDVSPYMQAAEHAVLKKHDQSFLFTVCADHCINLLLENLAALDHVNDVLMKARQITRFIYSHALPMELKGLYIEGGEIISNSNLKSMAMFVTLERLVSQRANLVEMFSSPQWASSDLASTSLSRYICEVVQTENAFWSAAANILKITGPLVTVLYNLERDNCSVGVLYDAMDSAKEDIKRNLGHEHGSYWKMIDHIWDDYLHSPVHAAGYFLNPRIFYTDRFRHDAEISSGITTCILRVAKSHYDALLIAEQMDEYQRKSGSFDSDSAIQDAMGTPQVRWWLRHGAGMPQLQSFATRILSQTCFGASRYNLDKSLSERLHTEMRAYPDQERFRKMEYIHYNLRLANSAPRVGGASVAEHGKLTTQLGDWISAADTTGAHAHH; translated from the exons ATGCAGCCCATGGCATCAACAAAAACGAATGCTAATGGTGTTTATTGGAGTGAAAGTTCTTCTAAGCAGGGAGGCCAGACTTCAAAAGCCAGTAGTCCTCAATATCGAACTCCCTGTACGACGTATAGGCAATTAAAACTATCATCATGTCAGGAGATCAACTCATGCAGTCACGCTGGGGACATTGCCTCTTCATCACAGATGCATGAATCAAAACCCTTGATGGGAGCAAAAGATAACTTGGATGCTCGAGTAGCAAACTCAATAGGCAGGCTCATCTTCGAGGCTGGACTTGAGCCTGATTTTGTCCACTTACCATCTTTTAAGGGCGTGATTAATTTGCTCACCTGTGGGGATCGGATCCCAATGCCTACCTATGAATATATTCTGCAGGTGCAACTAAGAGAAGTTCAGCTGCGTGAAAGGTCTTTGAAGCAACACTGGGAAAGAAATGGCTGCAGTGTAATACTGGATAGTTGGAAGAGCCGATGTGGGAAAAGCTTTGTTAGTGTTCTTGTTCATTGCAGCGAAGGCATATTGTTTCTCAGATCCATGGATACCTCTACAATAATTGATGACGTTGATGAGCTTGCATCAATGCTTTGTCATGTGGTTGATGACATTGGTGTCCACAACATTGTTCAGGTTATCACAAACGATGTGTCGCCATATATGCAAGCTGCAGAGCATGCTGTGCTAAAGAAACATGACCAGTCATTTTTATTCACAGTATGTGCTGACCATTGCATTAACCTTCTGCTTGAGAATTTAGCAGCACTTGACCATGTGAATGATGTCCTAATGAAGGCAAGGCAAATCACTAGGTTTATATATAGCCATGCACTACCAATGGAACTAAAAGGGTTGTATATTGAGGGTGGCGAGATCATAAGTAATTCTAACTTGAAATCTATGGCTATGTTTGTCACACTAGAGAGGCTAGTGTCTCAGAGGGCAAATCTGGTGGAGATGTTTAGCTCGCCACAATGGGCTTCCTCTGATTTGGCTTCTACCAGTCTGTCCAGGTATATATGTGAGGTAGTACAGACGGAAAATGCATTCTGGAGTGCTGCTGCTAACATTTTGAAGATTACAGGCCCACTTGTCACTGTTTTATATAATCTGGAACGCGATAATTGCTCAGTGGGTGTCTTGTATGATGCCATGGATAGTGCAAAAGAAGACATAAAACGAAATCTTGGACATGAGCATGGTAGTTACTGGAAGATGATTGATCACATATGGGATGATTACTTGCATTCCCCGGTTCATGCTGCTGGTTATTTTCTCAATCCAAGGATATTTTACACTGACCGATTCCGCCATGATGCTGAAATCAGCAGCGGCATCACAACCTGCATTCTCCGAGTGGCCAAAAGTCATTATGATGCATTGCTTATAGCGGAACAAATGGATGAATATCAAAGAAAGTCAGGTTCTTTTGATTCAGATTCAGCAATTCAGGATGCTATGGGAACGCCTCAAG TTCGTTGGTGGTTGAGACATGGTGCTGGCATGCCGCAGCTGCAATCTTTTGCAACTCGGATCTTAAGCCAGACATGCTTTGGTGCTTCCAGATACAACCTTGACAAGAGCTTATCCGAGAGGTTGCACACTGAGATGAGGGCCTACCCCGATCAAGAGAGGTtccgcaagatggagtacatcCACTACAATCTTCGCCTCGCAAATTCAGCGCCACGTGTGGGTGGTGCTTCTGTGGCTGAGCATGGTAAGCTTACTACTCAGCTAGGTGATTGGATCTCAGCAGCAGACACAACTGGTGCTCATGCTCACCATTGA
- the LOC133883550 gene encoding protein PHOSPHATE STARVATION RESPONSE 3-like, translated as MSSQSVVAVERIPTPDKAVHACTSKQPLVHRLFDAKLNQQGLVDDTLSSTSQSSNIKTELIRSSSLSKSLKVNLQKRSPEPDPESLLSHVPHPNFSDPMSSNSSTFCTSLFSSSLTKPETCRQISTLPFLPHPSKCEQQVLAGQSSSSSLLSSGDIGNSPDEAEQSDDLEDFLNLSGGASDGSYHGENNALAFAEQMEFQLLSEQIGIAITDNEESPRLDDIYGTQPQLSSLSVSPCSNQSIQNPGPPVKVQLSSSRSSSGSATTNKARLRWTLELHERFVEAVNKLEGPEKATPKGVLKLMKVEGLTIYHVKSHLQKYRLARYLPETKEDKKASSEDKKAQSGSSCNDSGKKKNLQVAEALRMQMEVQKQLHEQLEVQRQLQLRIEEHARYLQKILEEQQKKASNSLSLKIPTEAQTESPESTSKGRSESEAGSTSPQPSKNRAPDVDAGCKSPVGNKRTKVQVDLESEAPCS; from the exons ATGAGCTCCCAGAGTGTTGTCGCTGTGGAGCGCATCCCTACTCCTGACAAAGCAGTGCATGCTTGTACATCCAAACAACCTTTAGTTCATAGGTTGTTCGATGCTAAATTAAATCAACAAGGCTTGGTGGATGACACCTTGTCATCCACGAGCCAATCATCAAACATTAAGACTGAGTTGATCCGATCATCAAGCTTGTCAAAGAGCCTAAAAGTTAACCTTCAGAAAAGAAGCCCTGAACCTGATCCCGAAAGCCTGCTGTCTCACGTCCCACATCCCAATTTTTCAGACCCCATGTCCTCAAATTCATCAACTTTCTGCACTAGCTTGTTTTCGTCATCTTTAACAAAACCAGAGACATGCAGGCAAATCAGCACTTTACCTTTTCTACCTCACCCTTCTAAGTGTGAGCAGCAGGTTTTAGCAGGGCAATCGTCGAGCTCCTCATTGCTATCAAGTGGTGATATCGGCAATTCTCCTGATGAAGCTGAACAGTCAGATGATCTGGAAGATTTCCTTAATCTTTCTGGAGGTGCTTCTGATGGCAGTTATCATGGAGAAAACAATGCCTTGGCTTTTGCCGAGCAGATGGAATTTCAGCTCTTGTCTGAGCAAATAGGAATTGCCATTACCGACAATGAGGAGAGTCCTCGGTTAGAT GACATATACGGTACACAACCGCAACTTTCTTCACTTTCAGTATCACCTTGCTCCAACCAGAGTATACAGAATCCAGGACCACCGGTTAAAGTCCAGCTTAGCTCATCTCGGTCGTCTTCTGGGTCTGCAACAACTAACAAGGCAAGATTGAGGTGGACACTTGAGCTTCATGAGCGTTTTGTAGAGGCTGTGAACAAGCTTGAAGGACCTGAAA AAGCAACTCCTAAGGGTGTCCTGAAACTTATGAAAGTAGAAGGCTTGACGATCTATCATGTGAAGAGTCACTTGCAG AAATATCGACTCGCAAGATATCTTCCGGAGACTAAAGAAG ACAAGAAGGCTTCTTCAGAGGATAAGAAAGCACAATCGGGTAGTAGCTGCAATGATTCAGGCAAAAAGAA GAATTTACAAGTGGCAGAGGCTCTAAGGATGCAAATGGAGGTGCAGAAACAGCTGCATGAACAATTAGAG GTGCAAAGGCAATTACAGCTACGGATAGAGGAGCATGCAAGATACTTGCAGAAAATACTGGAAGAGCAACAGAAGAAAGCCAGCAACTCCTTATCACTGAAAATTCCAACCGAAGCACAAACCGAGTCACCTGAATCGACGTCGAAGGGGAGAAGTGAATCGGAAGCAGGCTCCACTTCGCCGCAGCCATCCAAGAACAGAGCCCCTGATGTAGACGCAGGATGCAAGTCGCCGGTAGGGAACAAGAGAACAAAGGTTCAGGTTGATCTTGAAAGTGAGGCCCCATGTTCATAG